CGCGCCGTTGTTTGGGTCGGGAACCTCAAGAGGATAGACCAGCAAGGGCGAATTCCAACGCGATTCGACAGAATGCCTGAGATCACCAAGCGTGTATTCGAACGGAGCCGTCATAACCAATGATGCGGCAAGTCGTTGCCACTGAGGGTGCGCGTCGACGAGCACCTCCTTCGCGGCAGCCGGATCGCGAATCTTGTCCACGTGGTCGACGAGAATTACGGGCTGTCGCCGCGATTTCTGTTGTATCCATTTGAGTAGCCGATTGAGCTGGTTGAGCAAGGTATCCGGAATCAGGCCAAAGCGGTCGGCGGCCTGAGAAACCGCCTGGTGCAGGGCTGCTTTGCCGAGTATCAGCAACAGCCCCGAGTCTCGGCTGTCTTCCGTCAGAGACACAGGGTACTCCATGTCGTGGAACCGGAAAACGACGCCTTGCCGGTCGTCTTCGTACTGCCCTTTTAGCCAGTCTACGAGTGTCTCGATCGTTGCATTTCGAATGTCGCGCCGTTCCGGTTGGCGCACACCGCCATACGAGGCACTTGCACTCCAACAATCTCGAAAAATCGCCAACAGCACCGCGGCCGCTCCGCAATGTTCGGTCCGACCCCAATTTGGCCGCTGACTAGAAGTCTGGCCTTGCCTCTGCGGCTCGACAACTCCAATTGAAGCCTGGGTTGAAACCCGTCGTCCCGCTCGACAGACGGCATCCGATCGTCAGCGATTTCTGATGAAGCGGGACGCTCGGCATCCAGGCGCCCGAGCACCGTGCGAAGTTGCTGCAGGTCTGACAGTGCGCTCGGCATGATGTTACGCTCCCGGCAGATGGTGGCCCAGCTTTTCGCGTTTGGTGGCCAGATAGCGTGCGTTGTGCTCGTTGATCGGCGCCACGATCGGCACCTGGTCGACCACTTCCAAGTCGAAGCCGTCGTAGATGAAGGCGTTCGTCTTTTTCGGATTGTTGGTGAGCAACCGCACCTTGCTCAGGCCGAGATCCTTGAGAATCTGGATGCCCACGCCGTAATCGCGCATGTCGGCCTTGAATCCGAGCGCCTGGTTCGCCTCGACGGTGTCCATGCCCTTGTCTTGCAGACTGTAGGCCTTGATCTTGTGGGCCAGGCCGATGCCGCGTCCCTCTTGCGGCAGATAAATCAGCACGCCGGTTTCCTCCTGGCAGATCATCTCCAAGGCCATCCGCAATTGGTCGCCGCAATCGCAACGCAGCGAATTCAGCAGGTCGCCGGTCAAACACGACGAGTGCAACCGCACCAGCGGCGCCGCCACCGTGGTCGGCGTGCCGAAAACCAGCGCGAACGGCTCCTGCGACTCGTATTTGACGCCGTAATAAATGCACGTCGCCGGGCCGTAGTGCGTCGGCAACTGGCACTCGGCCTGGCGATAGACGAGCTTTTCGCGTGCCCGACGATAGCGAATCAACTCTTCGATGGTGGTGATTTCCAGCCGGTGGTGCCGGGCCAGGTCGATCAGTTCTTCGCGATTGGCCCGGTCGCCGCTTTCGCCAAGAATCTCACAGAGCACGCCGGCCGGATAAAGGCCCGCCAGGCGTGCCAGGTCGATGGCCGCTTCGGTGTGCCCTGCCCGGCGGAGCACGCCGCCTTCTTTGGCCATGATCGGGTACATGTGGCCGGGCCGCACGAAATCGGCCGGCTGGCTGCGCGGGTCGATCAGAGCCAGGATGGTCGTCGCTTTCTCCTGGGCCGTGATGCCGGTGCGGGCACTGCTGTGATCGACCGCCACGGTGAAGGCGGTGCGCAGCGGGGCGGTGTTCTGGTCGACCATGGGCGTGAGCTTGAGCCGCTCGCAGACTTCCGGCAGCACGGGCACGCACACCTGCCCGCGGCCGTGCTTGAGCATGAAATTGACGATGGCCGGCGTGACCTTTTCGGCGGCGCAGATAAAATCGCCTTCGTTCTCGCGGTCTTCGGCATCGACCACGATCACGATCTGGCCTCGCCCGAAGGCGGCGATGGCCGATTCAACGGTGGAAAACCGAGTGTTCAAAGGGGTGGAATGGTTCCGCGGGTGGCTTCAGCTATCATTATAGGGACCGGCTGGCATCAAGCTAGCCGGTCGCGGGCGGACCCATCTGGTCCATCCGCTGGCTCATCGGCCCAGTGGACTCGATCTTCTACCAAATCCGCACTTGCCGCGATAGAATTTGTTGGTGGCTGCTCCGTCGCGTAGCCATTTAGCTGTGTTGGAATGCAACGAGGGCGAGGAACCAGATTTGCCACCAGCCGCTCCTCAATCCCCGGGCGACATCTTGATGCCCGGTGGCAATCCAATAGGGGCCGCAGGTTCAGGCAGGAAGGTTCGTTAAGTTCATGGAGGGCGGAAGAAAGCCGATGAGATTTTCGATGATTTGATCGTTGGTGGCAACCCGAGTACGCCTGCCAATTATCCTGGAAAAGGGTATGACCTGCCGAATGGCGGTTGGGTTGGGCTGCGTCCGTCTTCCAAGAGCGGCCCTCCGACCATGGATATCAATATCCCCGGCATTCCTATCAGAAAGCTAGAATTTCTATGACGAGTGAAATGGCCAACATGGAATCAATGAAGCGTGACTTGCTCACCGAAATGGCGGACGATCATGTCGGGTTGTGGACG
This genomic interval from Pirellulales bacterium contains the following:
- the ribA gene encoding GTP cyclohydrolase II, which codes for MNTRFSTVESAIAAFGRGQIVIVVDAEDRENEGDFICAAEKVTPAIVNFMLKHGRGQVCVPVLPEVCERLKLTPMVDQNTAPLRTAFTVAVDHSSARTGITAQEKATTILALIDPRSQPADFVRPGHMYPIMAKEGGVLRRAGHTEAAIDLARLAGLYPAGVLCEILGESGDRANREELIDLARHHRLEITTIEELIRYRRAREKLVYRQAECQLPTHYGPATCIYYGVKYESQEPFALVFGTPTTVAAPLVRLHSSCLTGDLLNSLRCDCGDQLRMALEMICQEETGVLIYLPQEGRGIGLAHKIKAYSLQDKGMDTVEANQALGFKADMRDYGVGIQILKDLGLSKVRLLTNNPKKTNAFIYDGFDLEVVDQVPIVAPINEHNARYLATKREKLGHHLPGA